Proteins from one Procambarus clarkii isolate CNS0578487 chromosome 8, FALCON_Pclarkii_2.0, whole genome shotgun sequence genomic window:
- the LOC138360328 gene encoding uncharacterized protein: MKGHSAKVKGHSAKLKGLSAKVNDHSAKVKGHSARVKGHSARVKGHSASEGPQCQSEGSLPNFGLPAQLWSTNTALVYQHSSGLPAQRWSTSTALVFQHSSGPPAQLWATSTALVYQHSSGLPAQLWSTSTALVYQHSSGPPAQLWSTSTALVYQHSAGLPAQLWSTSTALVYQHSSGLPTQRWFTSTALVHQHSSGLPAQLWSTSTALVYQHSSGLPAQLWSTSTALVYQHSSGLPTQRWSTSTALVFQHSSGPPAQLWSTSTALVYQHSSGPPAQLWSTSTALVYQHSSNLPTQRWSTSTALVYQHSSGLPAQLWSTSTALVYQHSSGIPAQLWSTSTVLVYQHSSGLTAQLWSTSTVLVHQHSSGLPAQCWSTSTALVYQHSSGLPTQLWSTSTALVHQHSSGLPAQLWSTSTALVYQHSAGLPAQLWSNSTALVHQQSSGLPAQLWSTSTALVYQYSAGLPAQLWSTNTALVYQHSSGLPTQLWSTSTALVYQHSSGLPAQLWTTSTVLVYQHSSGLTAQLWSTSTVLVHQHSSGLPAQCWSTSTALVYQHSSGLPTQLWSTSTVLVYQHSSGLPAQLWSTSTALVYQHSSGLPAQCWSNSTALVYQHSSGPQAQLWSTSTALVYQQGSGLPAELWSTSRALIHQHSSGLPAQLWSTNTALVYQHSSGLPAQLWSTSTALVYQHSSGLPAQLWSTSTALVYQHSSGLPAQLWSTSTALVYQQSSDRAQYLKRL, translated from the coding sequence CTTTGGTCTACCAGCACAGCTCTGGTCTACCAACACAGCTCTGGTCTACCAGCACAGCTCTGGTCTACCAGCACAGCGCTGGTCCACCAGCACAGCTCTGGTCTTCCAGCACAGCTCTGGTCCACCAGCACAGCTCTGGGCTACCAGCACAGCTCTGGTCTACCAGCACAGCTCTGGTCTACCAGCACAGCTCTGGTCTACCAGCACAGCTCTGGTCTACCAGCACAGCTCTGGTCCACCAGCACAGCTCTGGTCTACCAGCACAGCTCTGGTCTACCAACACAGCGCTGGTCTACCAGCACAGCTCTGGTCTACCAGCACAGCTCTGGTCTACCAGCACAGCTCTGGTCTACCAACACAGCGCTGGTTCACCAGCACAGCTCTGGTCCACCAGCACAGCTCTGGTCTACCAGCACAGCTCTGGTCTACAAGCACAGCTCTGGTCTACCAACACAGCTCTGGTCTACCAGCACAGCTCTGGTCTACCAGCACAGCTCTGGTCTACCAGCACAGCTCTGGTCTACCAACACAGCGCTGGTCCACCAGCACAGCTCTGGTCTTCCAGCACAGCTCTGGTCCACCAGCACAGCTCTGGTCTACCAGCACAGCTCTGGTCTACCAGCACAGCTCTGGTCCACCAGCACAGCTCTGGTCTACCAGCACAGCGCTGGTCTACCAGCACAGCTCTAATCTACCAACACAGCGCTGGTCCACCAGCACAGCTCTGGTCTACCAGCACAGCTCTGGTCTACCAGCACAGCTCTGGTCCACCAGCACAGCTCTGGTCTACCAGCACAGCTCTGGTATACCAGCACAGCTCTGGTCTACCAGCACAGTGCTGGTCTACCAGCACAGCTCTGGTCTAACAGCACAGCTCTGGTCTACCAGCACAGTGCTGGTCCACCAGCACAGCTCTGGTCTACCAGCACAGTGCTGGTCTACCAGCACAGCTCTGGTCTACCAGCACAGCTCTGGTCTACCAACACAGCTCTGGTCTACCAGCACAGCTCTGGTCCACCAGCACAGCTCTGGTCTACCAGCACAGCTCTGGTCTACCAGCACAGCTCTGGTCTACCAGCACAGTGCTGGTCTACCAGCACAGCTCTGGTCTAACAGCACAGCTCTGGTCCACCAGCAAAGCTCTGGTCTACCAGCACAGCTCTGGTCCACCAGCACAGCTCTGGTCTACCAGTACAGCGCTGGTCTACCAGCACAGCTCTGGTCTACCAACACAGCGCTGGTCTACCAGCACAGCTCTGGTCTACCAACACAGCTCTGGTCTACCAGCACAGCTCTGGTCTACCAGCACAGCTCTGGTCTACCAGCACAGCTCTGGACTACCAGCACAGTGCTGGTCTACCAGCACAGCTCTGGTCTAACAGCACAGCTCTGGTCTACCAGCACAGTGCTGGTCCACCAGCACAGCTCTGGTCTACCAGCACAGTGCTGGTCTACCAGCACAGCTCTGGTCTACCAGCACAGCTCTGGTCTACCAACACAGCTCTGGTCTACCAGCACAGTGCTGGTCTACCAGCACAGCTCTGGTCTACCAGCACAGCTCTGGTCTACCAGCACAGCTCTGGTCTACCAGCACAGCTCTGGTCTACCAGCACAGTGCTGGTCCAACAGCACAGCTCTGGTCTACCAGCACAGCTCTGGTCCACAAGCACAGCTCTGGTCTACCAGCACAGCTCTGGTCTACCAGCAGGGCTCTGGTCTACCAGCAGAGCTCTGGTCTACCAGCAGAGCTCTGATCCACCAGCACAGCTCTGGTCTACCAGCACAGCTCTGGTCTACCAACACAGCTCTGGTCTACCAGCACAGCTCTGGTCTACCAGCACAGCTGTGGTCTACCAGCACAGCTCTGGTCTACCAGCACAGCTCTGGTCTACCAGCACAGCTCTGGTCTACCAGCACAGCTCTGGTCTACCAGCACAGCTCTGGTCTACCAGCACAGCTCTGGTCCACAAGCACAGCTCTGGTCTACCAGCAGAGCTCTGATCGGGCACAGTATTTAAAACGGCTTTGA